In the genome of Microbacterium paraoxydans, the window GGTGCGATCGTCGATCGCGGGTGGTGATGTCCGTCCACCCTGTCACCGGCACCGCCCCCGGAAGGACGAAGACAGCGTTGTGCGGACAGGAAACGAACAGTTCGTGCGAGCGGTGTCCACTCCCCGGTTATGCCTCCACCGGCTGCACGGCGTTCCCCCAGACCCAGCAGCGGTAGGTGCGCTCGCCGGCACGGAACTCGATGCCCGCCGCAAGCGGAGTGGAGCGGACGACCTTGGCCTCCACGCGGATCGCCTCCGGGCCGAACCGCACCCACGCCCGCACCCGCCGCTGGAGCGCGTGCGGATAGACGGTGATGGCGGATTCGCGCAAGGCGAGCTCGCGATCGGACAGGGACTGCAGGGGGCCGCGGCGTGCGGCGGCCTCGATGGCCTGATGCTGCGACCGCATGTCGTTGTACGCGGAGAGCGCGCGACCCGAGTTCCCCACACCGGCTCCTTCCTCCGGCCTCTTCCAGGATACCGATATTCGAACACATCTTCGAACTCGATCCCGGCGGCGCCGACTCGGAAATTCGCGCCGAGGTCGCAGGGCTCTGCCGTGAGGCTGCGACCTCGCGCAGATCTGCGACGTCGCGCGCGGGCAAGAAAAAACCCCCGGCAGAACCGGGGGTTTCAGGTGGTGCGCGATACTGGGATCGAAACAGTATGCGTGACACTGGGCAGATGCGCGTCCTCTCGCGGTCTATCCGCGACATAGTGCGAATCTGGCCGAGCCGTGTTAAGGTCACTGGGACGCACGAAGACGCACAGGCACGCACAAGATATTGCCCATTGTTGCCCAGGGAGGACCGCATGGCCACCACAAAACGAAAGAGGCGCGAGTCCTTCGGCGCCATCAGGCAGCGCTCGTCTGGCCGCTATCAGGCGTCCTACGTCGGCCCGGACGGTCGGCGTCACAACGCACCGCAGACGTTCGACGGGATCACCGACGCGCGCGGGTGGTTAGCCGTTCAGCAGGCACGGATACTCGACGGAACATGGTCCGAGTTCGAAACGGTGCGCGCAGAGCAGGCGGGCAAGGGCCGCGGCACTACATTTGCTGAGTACGCCGAGGATTGGGTTGCTACCCGCACCAATCGGAATGGCGAACACCTGCGCCCACGGACAGCAGCCGAGTACCGCCGGCTCCTAACGGGCGCCCTCTCCCCCTTCGCAGGTTCCCGCCTTTCCGCGATCACCCCCGACCAGGTGCGCGCCTGGTACTCCTCGATCATTGCGTCCGGGACGAAGACTCAGGCCGCGCGAGCGTACGAGCTCCTCAAAGCGATCCTCAGCACTGCGGTTTCCGACGGCCGCATCAAGACGAACCCGTGTCAGATCCGCGGCGCTGCCTCTGCCTCGACGGGGAAGAAAGTCGAGCCACCTACAGCCTCCGAACTGCAAACCATCGTGGACGCGATCACACCAAAGTTCCGAGCCGCTGTCATCCTCGCCGCGTGGGCCGGCCTGCGCTACGGCGAACTCACGGAGCTTAGGCGGCGTGACATCGAGCTACTCGACGCAGACGAGGGAGCCGGCTCGATCGTCGTCAACGTGTCGCGTGCGGTTGCCCACGTCCCCGGCCAAGGGTTCGTGGTCGGGCGAACCAAATCTGAAGCCGGCGTGCGAACCATCGTCCTGCCACCACATGTCAACGAGATCCTCGAGTCCCACTTGGAAGAACACGTTGGACGGTCTGCCGACAGCCTCCTCTTCCCCTCCGCGGACGGCAGCGGACACCTCGCCCAGTCAGCCTTCTACAAGCACTGGGACCCCGCCCGCAAAGCAGCCGGCAGAGGTGACATGCCCTGGCACGCACTGCGGCACTACGGAGCGACTAGAGCCGCCCTCGCAGGCGCCACGCTCAAGGAACTACAGGCGCGCCTGGGGCACTCCACCGTGGCGGCCGCGATGCGCTACCAGCACACTGCGGGCAGGGACGAAGAACTCGCGAGGCGAATGAGCGAACTCGCATAAGTCGTGGCGACGCCCGTCGCCATACGAAGAGCCCCCGTCGAGCGGCAACTCGACGAGGGCAAGGTCAAACAACTGGAGTCGCAATGACCAATGCAACTGTATCCGCAATTACGGACACCGCCCAGTGCCCCGTGTACCGCTGGTGCGAACTCGACCACACCGACCCGGACATCATCGAGCACGCTGCCAACGCCCACGAGAAGCACCTGACCATCGTGGCCGGGGATGTGAGCGAGACATTCCTGCTGGAAGTTATGAACGGACGGCCACGGATCGAGTGCGTGTTCGACGGCGGAGAGATCTGGATCGAGCCCGGCGAAGCCACCAACACGTTCGAGAACGTCGCCGAGGTATTCACCAAGGCAGCTGCCGAGTACGAGCGGTTCGCCAAAGCCCTCTCAACGCGCCTCACGCGACCCCACAGCGTCACCGCAGAGCTCGCAGATCGGGACGTCTGATGGCCGTGCATGAGCAGTTCCACACTCTCGAACAAGAAGGGCTGTCGGCTCGAGCCATCGCCGAGATCTGCGGCGTATCCAGCCGAACAGTCGTCCGGTGGCGCCACTCAACAGGCAAGACCCACTGTCCACCGACCACTCCCTTGCCCCAACAGAAGCTGGCGGCGGCGCTACGACTCCTCGAAGACGGGGCCTCTATTAGCGAGGCTGCACGATCCATAGGCTGCTGCAACAAGACGCTCTCGAGGCGTTGGCCGCAGTATGCGTGGAACCAGACGCAGGCTGGAAAGTTCGCGGCTATGGTCCGGCGCGTCGAGCGCGGGTGGCGAGAGGACATAACTGATGCCTACTAGGAGACCGCGTTCCCGAGTTGATGATCACATCGTCGCCGTCATCCGGGAGGCGATGCGGGAGAAGCACATGCTTCAGAAAGACCTCGCCTCCGCCGCCGGGATGTCTCAAGCGCAAGTGAGCGTTCGGTTGAGACCAACGGGGCCCTCCATCCCGGTTGACCAAGTGGTCCGCATGTGTGGGGCACTCGGCCTAGACGTCTCCTGGGTTTTCAATGAAGCGGAACAACGCGCCAAGTCCTGTCCTACGACAGACGCGGTCGAACCCGACGAGGACGAGCAGACACAAGCCGTGGGGCGTCGCATCGCAGCGTCTCTCTGGGTTGGTTGCGACGACCCTGACTTCATCGTGCTTGCCATCGACCAGAACATGTTCCGAGATGACAACCGATTCTGGACCTCCAACCGCAAGCAACTAGCACTCATGTGGGCACTCCACGACCTCGCGTACACGATCGGCCGCCGCTACCCAATCCGCGACCCGTTCATTCTCAAGCCGGTGATGGAGTCCGACAAGATCATTCCGTGACAGAGCAGGCGCGCCGGAATGTCCCGCGCGCCTGCTTAGGTAGTAAGCGAAGCAAGGAGCTCGAATGACGCTTTACTCCCGGCCCGAAACGCCGTACGTCTCCGTATACTGCGACGGAACGAGCGCGGGCGAACATGACAGGGCGCCGATCGCGTCTTTCTATCCCGATGAATACGAGGGATCAATCATCTGGACCGTCTTCACCGGGCACTACTACTCCCCATCACTCCCCCACGCTATTGATGTCCCCCAGGACGTTGCACAGTGGCTCGACGGTGATGAGTGGATACGGATTGAGGGTCATGACCCAGAGATCTTCTACCGCCCGGGGTTTCGCGTGCGTTGGAACTTGGGCTGTCCGATATGCGGGTTGCGCCGGGTCGTGGCTAAGCCTTCGACCCTGTATGCGAGCTTTACCACCCTCGCACAGCTAAGGATCCACGAACTACCCCTGATCCACCTGATCCATAGCAAGTCAATTACGCAGTAACGCGCACACAGTCGCAGGAGCCGTACTAGAATTAGAGTGCACGGGGCAAGGAGAACCCACCTTTACGGTCAGGCTCCACCCTTGTGCAAGCGGCCTCCAAGCAGAGGGTTAATTACTCTGCCTGGAGGTATTTTTATGCCCACCGACGCACTCGCGCCACGCTGGGGAACGATCGACGACGGCGCCAACGAGTTCAAGGTCTCCCCTGACACCATTCGCCGAATGATCACCCGGGGCGAGATCGAAGCCAAACGCTTCGGCCCACGACTCATCAGGGTCAACTTGGCCAGCATCGAAGCGGCCGGTCGCCCACTCCAGTACCTCGGGGGTGACGCGGCATGAACCAGCACCCTGAATCAACCGCAACGACCGGGAAGCACGAAACGGTCGAAGAACTCATCCGCTACGCAGCGCGCGTCTTCGAAGCCAACAGTGTTGCGTATCCCCCCGCGAAGATGAGCAAGCTCATTCGAGCCATGCACCGCGCCAACGGCAATGTGCGCGGCGTTATCAATACGTATGTAGCGCGTTCGCTCGAGAAGCTGAGTTGGGCCGGATTCGAGCTCTACACCGCAACCGGCGTTGCTGACCCGACCGGTGCAAGGGCAGCTCAGAACGTCGACCGAGAAAGAAGCGCCCGTTGAATGGCGAAAGCCCCGCGAACGGGCCTCTCGGGAATCCTGCTGTGGCGGCTGGATATGCACTCCGTTCTACCCCGGATCGCTTCACCGCGCGTCGAATCAGCGAAACAGCTTCGACAACTATCGACGCGTGGGTTACGGCGCTGGCGAACGACGAACTGTCACTCGCGGCCCTGCCTGCTCCCCTCTTTTCGCTATACAACCTCGGCGTGATGGACGGGCGCAGTCAAATGCAGGGCGAACTCCGTGCTGCCCGACTCGAAGCAGATCGTCTATGGCTCCGGGCATTCGGCGATGAGGAACGCAAGGACTATCTGTTGCAGCGTCTGGACGACGCGGCAGAACTAGCCAATCGTCCGGACGTGGACGACATTCTCGACGAAACCTGGCGCATCTACCTCGCCAATCTCGACACCGTCCGCCAGCCCGTAACACTCGCAACAACTGAAGACCAGGGGGCCGCCCGTGACCACGCTGCTTGACAACTCCTTCACCGCCGACTGGCTGATGGACCAGTACTTCCCGCCCGTTCGATATGTCGTCGACGGCGTGATCCCCGAGGGGTTCTGCCTGCTCGTTGCGCCGCCGAAGTTCGGCAAGTCTTGGCTGGTTCTCGGCCTGGGCCTGGCCGTTTCCTCCGGCACGCCGGCACTCGGATGCATCCCGACTGGGAAGGCGCGGCCCGTGCTCTACGCAGCACTCGAGGATGGCCCCAGACGGTTGCAGTCTCGGATCAGGGCGCTGGTACCGGAACAGATCGCCGACACGTTGACCTTCATTACGAAGATCGGCCGCAACGACATCTTCGAAACGCTGCAGGCGTTCGTGGACCAGTGGAGCGGCCACGAACCGGTCGTGATTCTGGACACGCTCGGCAAGGCGATGCCCCCCGCGGTAAGTGGAGAGTCCTCGTACGAGCGCGACTACCGAGTGGGCGGCATGCTCAAAGCCATCGCGGACTCGGCACCAGGCGCCGCGATCGTCGTCGTTCACCACACGCGCAAGGCCGACAGCGTTGACTTCCTCGACGCTGTCTCCGGAACACAGGGGCTTGCCGGCTCGGCTGACACCATCGTCGTCCTCTCCCGTGAACGCCTTTCAAAGGACGCCACTCTGCGAGTCACATCACGCGACGCTGCGGAGGGCGAGTACCGGATCTCCCTCGAGGGAGTCGGAACGTGGGTGCTCAGCGGCGGAAGCCTCAAGGACGCGGCTGAAGCTGCACAGACCGCACGAGCAACCACCGGTGTAGGTGACCGCATGGGCGAGATCATCGAAGCCCTAGCGCGCTTCCCAGACGGAGTGAAACCCAAGGACATCGCAACCATCACTCACGTCGATCCTGACGACGTGGGCAGGTATCTGAGGCGGGCTGTGGAGGCGGGAAGAGCCGAGCGACTGTCCCGCGGCCTCTACGGACCTGTCCGAAGTGTCCGTGTGTCCGAATCAAACGAACTCCCAATCGGACACACGGACACTTCGGACACAGATGGGGAGCTGTGATGAAACGACTCTGCCCCGACTGCCTAGCGACCTCACGCGTAATCGAGGTCTCCCCCGGCGTCACCATCCTGCAGATCCAACACGACGCCACATGTCCGTGGCTCAACGAGAGGAGCAACTGATGGGCGCAGCAGCCCCGAAGCCACTCAACTTTCGAGCACTGAGCAAGGCGTGGGACGACCCCATTGCTTTCGCTCGTGAACTCTCTCAGTACTACCGCCAGCTCGAGGCTTCCGGGCATCGACAGCCGACACGCGACCGGACGACCGCGATTCGGAAGGAGAAACCAATGAATACAAACGAGGACACACCCACAACCGGCCTCAGAGACCCAGCCGGCCTCAACAAGACCGAACCAGGACTGTACACACCCGCGGACATGCAAAAGGTCGCACCCGGCCTCTACGCCCCAAAGGAAACCCAGTGACCATCCGAGCAGCAGTCCTCTGCGACGAAACCGGATGCGACGCCGTCTACGCCAGCACCGAACGACTCGCACACTACGAACTCATCGCCGAAGCCCACAACGACGGATGGGCATCAACTCTCTCAAACGGACGGTGGCGCAACCACTGCCCCGACCACGACAACAACTGACCAAAGGAGAAACCATGGCACTCACCGAACTCGAGAACCAGATCGACGTCTACCGCGAACGAGCACAAACCATCAAGGACACCCTCAACACCGCGCTCGAGAAGACCCGCGCCGACAAGCGCATTACTCCCGTAGCCAAGCGGCAGGAGATCGCACGGCACTACCTCCACGCCAAGAAACAGCTCGACGCCATCCTCGACGAGGAACGCGCGTTCACCGCGAAGCAGCGAGACGAAGTCCACCGAGGTGTTTTCGGCAAACGGGAGATGGGCCCCGAAGGTGTCATCGCCTACCGTGACGCGCAGGATCGCGCTCTGCGACTCGGCGCCATGGATGGCGACCACGCCCTCGCCCTCGTCATCAACGCCCGTCACAGCGACGACGAAACGCTGGCGACCGCCATCCTGACCCGGGCCCTCGAGTTCGGATGGGTCGATGTCGTCGCCGCATACAAAACGGACTACCCCGAACAGCGCGAGCGCCTCGAGGACCTCACGAACATCGATCGATGGACCGAGCAGCAGGAGAACGGCGGGTTCAACGGATACGGCGCCGCCTACTCCATCACCCCACCCAAAGAGGTGAGCGGTGGCATCAACGACGCCTCCATCCAGAAGATCGCAGCCGGCGACAACGCCTAATCAAAGGAGAACCATGAACATCACACTGCGCGACGGCGAAGGCGTCACTATTCGAGAGTCCGACAGCGAGCACCTCGTCGAAGTTGCCACCCGCATCAAGGAACTTCGCGACTCGAGCAAGGCCTCAGCCAAGGAACACAGCCGGGCCGTACAGAGCATCAACAACGACCCCGGGCTCAGCGATCAGGGC includes:
- a CDS encoding tyrosine-type recombinase/integrase, which produces MATTKRKRRESFGAIRQRSSGRYQASYVGPDGRRHNAPQTFDGITDARGWLAVQQARILDGTWSEFETVRAEQAGKGRGTTFAEYAEDWVATRTNRNGEHLRPRTAAEYRRLLTGALSPFAGSRLSAITPDQVRAWYSSIIASGTKTQAARAYELLKAILSTAVSDGRIKTNPCQIRGAASASTGKKVEPPTASELQTIVDAITPKFRAAVILAAWAGLRYGELTELRRRDIELLDADEGAGSIVVNVSRAVAHVPGQGFVVGRTKSEAGVRTIVLPPHVNEILESHLEEHVGRSADSLLFPSADGSGHLAQSAFYKHWDPARKAAGRGDMPWHALRHYGATRAALAGATLKELQARLGHSTVAAAMRYQHTAGRDEELARRMSELA
- a CDS encoding AAA family ATPase, producing the protein MTTLLDNSFTADWLMDQYFPPVRYVVDGVIPEGFCLLVAPPKFGKSWLVLGLGLAVSSGTPALGCIPTGKARPVLYAALEDGPRRLQSRIRALVPEQIADTLTFITKIGRNDIFETLQAFVDQWSGHEPVVILDTLGKAMPPAVSGESSYERDYRVGGMLKAIADSAPGAAIVVVHHTRKADSVDFLDAVSGTQGLAGSADTIVVLSRERLSKDATLRVTSRDAAEGEYRISLEGVGTWVLSGGSLKDAAEAAQTARATTGVGDRMGEIIEALARFPDGVKPKDIATITHVDPDDVGRYLRRAVEAGRAERLSRGLYGPVRSVRVSESNELPIGHTDTSDTDGEL
- a CDS encoding helix-turn-helix domain-containing protein, whose product is MLQKDLASAAGMSQAQVSVRLRPTGPSIPVDQVVRMCGALGLDVSWVFNEAEQRAKSCPTTDAVEPDEDEQTQAVGRRIAASLWVGCDDPDFIVLAIDQNMFRDDNRFWTSNRKQLALMWALHDLAYTIGRRYPIRDPFILKPVMESDKIIP
- a CDS encoding helix-turn-helix domain-containing protein — its product is MPTDALAPRWGTIDDGANEFKVSPDTIRRMITRGEIEAKRFGPRLIRVNLASIEAAGRPLQYLGGDAA
- a CDS encoding helix-turn-helix domain-containing protein → MAVHEQFHTLEQEGLSARAIAEICGVSSRTVVRWRHSTGKTHCPPTTPLPQQKLAAALRLLEDGASISEAARSIGCCNKTLSRRWPQYAWNQTQAGKFAAMVRRVERGWREDITDAY